A segment of the Bactrocera neohumeralis isolate Rockhampton chromosome 3, APGP_CSIRO_Bneo_wtdbg2-racon-allhic-juicebox.fasta_v2, whole genome shotgun sequence genome:
TTGACACTGCACCGGATTGGACGAGAAACatataaaaacttatattttttcactattcTACTAATTGAGTAATATTGTTGAGACCCTAAGCCAAAAGTAATCGATTTTGGAAGATTCTAGTCTGTTCCTAACCTCTTTAGTAAAATAAAGGGCTCTCTTTTCTATtgttcttttataaaaaaacgtaTATATAGCTActtatttaagatttaagattttttcctaaaatttttactaaatcttTAAAGTGTCTCTATCAGTTTGATGACGTAAGCTTCTTTCAAATcagaatatattcaaaattcaaattcccTTAGAAAATAAGATCctcgataaaaaaatacatctcttatgtatatattatggtTTTTATTTCAACGCTTGCTAAGCAAACACTTGTCCAATAACCTCGTTCAAAATGCATGTAAATGGATCTGCATGTGTGGAACTAAGCGGCGCATGCTTGTAATGTACACAGCAGCGTCCCGGTTAATGACcgtgaaaaaatttcaaatttcttttcatttttattggcaataaaaattacaacaacacaaaaaaaattaaaaacacaccAAAAAGCGTTAAATAACGTTGCAAATTGGCGCAGCGTTAAAACGACAAGTTTTACACGCTTGCCAGTCACGGGCAGCCGGTAGCCGTTGTTGCTGTGCAACCCTGCATGCGCAGAAAATGACAGCCGAGCGCGCTTCCCCTATAGACAAGTTCATCAATTAGCTTATATAGTGTTGTTGTGGCTTAGAGCAGTGCCTTAGCTGGATTTGAATGCCTAGATCGCTTTAACGCCAAGCAGCATTTTGCGCTTACCTTTGACTCTTGACACCTGGTGCAATCGTTCGGAAAGCTATTAAgccaaaatgcaacaaaaaactaTATTCCTTATTTTATTGCAAGCAATTAAGTTGTAAGATTTCGTATCAATATTTTTAGGGGCACTTTATATTAATATGGAAACCGTTACGAAAGAAGtaattgtttgtaaatttgaatttacctatttactaaTTATATTGTCGTGTAGTGCCAGCTCCATTGCTGCATTAAATTAGCGAAAACTTAATTAGCAACTGTTGAGAAAATTGAGCAATTAGTTACACTGCTactacttttgttttttttttttctttaatatatattcaattttacttaattgtTGCCTGACTTTACGAGTATAATAATAATGAccaatttttcatattatatattattataacttCTTGCATGTAATAAGCATGGATCATGAAAAGTCGTTGGCCTAACTTTGTTCCGACATCCAATcgatcttcttctttattggcgtagacaccgcttacgcggttatagccgagttttcaacagcgcgccagtcgttcttcctttccgctgtttggcgccaattaggagattccaagtgtagccaagtccttctccacctggtcttttcaacagagtggaggtcttcctctgtttccgccggcgggtactgtgtcgaatccATTCGGGCGACATGACCTAggcagcatagccgctgtcctTAATTTTCTGAACGATATAAGTATTTGCCGTTGTCTATGCCCacaggaccataaatcttccgcagaatctttccaATCCATCTATGTTGACTCTATTTGTAGCAATCTTTTGATCAAAGTTAAGGCCAGAGGCCCTGAAAACTGCTACAGCGGAAGATATCATGGCAAAAGTCCACGATATCAAGAAATCATGCATTTACAGAAAGTTTATTGAATATGAGCGATCTAGCTGACACTATAGGCATATCAAAAGATTATCTGAGTGATGTTCTGCATGAAGTATTGGATATGAGAAATTTGCCGGCGAGATGAGTGGGGCGTTTGCTAACTCTGGACAACAAGCGCAACCGTGATACCACTTCAGAGTGGTGTTTGACGTTGTTAAGCGCGATCTGCATCTCTTCGCAATCGTTTTTGAAACATGGATCCATTGGTACACAccagaaactaaaaaatatttaatactttagTCGGATTTCTGAAGACTTCGGACTGCTCCGAAGAGTGCAGGGATTATCCTTTATACCGAAAAGACGATTGCCACATTGACTACCTGAAGAGGGGACCTAATCGGATCTACGACGCCGACTTTTGATCGGATTCGACGTCGAATTGCGCGAAATATGACATCATCGACCTCGACTACCCACCGTCCGACACCTCCGATATTGCTACGGCCAATTGCTCGAATGAGGTCGCGAATGGGTCTCTCATCCATCGGTTTTCAAGACTtttctttgtgtgactttttttttgtttccaagttTGAATCAATCGCCAGCAGAAATGTTATTTGCAGTAAAAGGTTATCACGGAACGGAACGGAGGCACGTATTTTTTAGACGGATTGAAGAAGTTGGAACAGCACAGGATCCAACTGAcccagttaatttttttagtttttctattATTGGCTTATTAGGGCTAACGGCCCTGCCTCGCGTGTTAAAACCTTTTCGAattatatttgaagtacatatatcttaatatactcgtacatatgtacatacttatagtaAAGATATATTATGTTAAAAGATTTTGTATCATTATATTTTCCGTGTTCTATTTATAGTGTTCCAATCTTCAAAAATCTGCCCGAAGATACACTCATCAAAATCTCAGATGTGCTCGAAGAGACCCACTACCAGATGGGTGATTACATTGTACGTCAAGGCGCACGTGGTGATACCTTCTTCATCATATCGAAGGGACAAGTGCGCGTGACAATCAAACAGCCGGATACGCAGGAAGAGAAATTCATACGCACACTCGTCAAAGGTGATTTCTTCGGCGAGAAAGCATTGCAAGGGTGAGTGCCACAAATAAATCCACTAACtaacaaaagaaataataatttatacttgCCATTTCTACACTTTTGCAGCGATGACTTGCGCACAGCGAATATTATATGTGATTCCGCCGATGGCGTTACTTGCCTGGTGATCGATCGCGAGACGTTCAACCAACTCATATCGAATTTAGATGAAATTAAGCATCGCTACGATGACGAATGCATAGGAGAGCGTAAAAAGTAAGTCAACGAAGCGAAAACACGCTAATGTTCTGCACGCAACCGCGGCTTAACACCATTCTTCACAACATTTTCATGCTAAATGCATTAATTtgctttcttttctttgttCTGCGCAGAATCAATGAGGAATTCGACAACGTGCAACTGACCGACTTGCGCATAATCGCCACGCTCGGTGTTGGCGGTTTCGGTCGTGTTGAGCTGGTGCAAATTAACGGCGACAATAGCCGTTCGTTTGCGCTGAAACAGATGAAGAAGTCACAAATTGTCGAAACGCGCCAACAACAGCATATTATGTCCGAAAAGGAGATTATGGGCGAGGCCAAttgtcaatttattgtgaaGCTCTTTAAAACATTTAAGGATCGCAAATATTTGTACATGCTAATGGAAAGCTGTTTGGGCGGCGAATTGTGGACGATCTTGCGCGATCGTTGTAAATTCGATGATGCCACTACACGCTTCTACACCGCCTGTGTGGTGGAGGCGTTCCAATACCTGCACTCGCGCAATATAATATACCGCGATTTGAAACCGGAAAATCTGTTGCTCGACGAGAAGGGCTATGTGAAGCTGGTGGATTTCGGTTTTGCCAAGAAACTACAATCCGGTCGCAAGACGTGGACCTTCTGCGGCACACCGGAGTACGTAGCGCCTGAGGTGATATTGAATCGGGGACACGACATTAGCGCCGACTACTGGTCACTTGGTGTGCTGATGTTCGAGCTGTTGACGGGTAATTATACAATTGGAAAAagcataattatattatattaaatgtaaTCTCTGATTTCCTCGCAGGCACGCCACCATTCACTGGCTCGGATCCCATGCGTACCTACAATATTATATTGAAGGGTATTGATGCCATCGAATTTCCGCGCGATATTACACGCAATGCCAGCAATCTAATCAAGAAACTGTGTCGTGATAATCCTGCTGAACGTTTAGGCTATCAACGCGGTGGTATTAGTGAAATACAAAAGCATCGGTAAGTGGCTTACAATTATTTATCATGTTACCATGTGGCTGTCATATCATTTTCAagcaaattatatacatacatatatacagaatagtcaatattttttttttaaattactatatTTAACCACTTAAACCACACTTCGAAATTTTTGACAGCCAGacaacttatttttcttctgaaaattatatgtatacatacatacatacatatatgattctTCGCCATTAATCCTttgagcacaaaaaaaaatattttaataagctttttTGTGTCACAACTGCTTATTTATTCTTTACACCGCCAGTTTTGTCAGACTGAGCTTAGAAAAAGCTTTTGACAGAAATTGATTTCAAGCATGTAttgaagttaaaaattaaaattaattagagaTTTGAAGCTAATCTTCTCAAAATCTCCCTGTGCTGCTCTGATTTCTGTTTGTTTCTGCCATCGTTTGTCTATAGagaaatttatcaaattatcacagctgatttagacactacaatgggaaaaatttaaataaacaaataaattaaatgtagtACATCTGAATTCAACTGGCAATCGACTtctcaaatcaaaaaattaatcaattttttccattaaatgTGAAATGTTTAAAGCAAGGCGATATTGTTACAAAATATACGACattacaatgttttcttttaaataatgaatGTGATTTTGTCAATGTCAAAAACACCTTTTTTTATAAACCTCCAACGGCAGTGAGGAAAGTCTAGATTAGTGAACATTTTAAATGTAAGCtattcatttcaaatttttggttttaacatGATATTAGTTGACTTTCTGTAAAAGGAAGATGAAGTCAAGCAGAAAGTTCGTACCTCAAACGATTTGCTTTTCTACTGGCCGGTCATCATAAGTTAGAATGACTATAGTAAATATggactttatttttttctaataaaacctGAGTTAAAAGCTCTGATTTTAATTGTACAAGGCTAAAACAGAGCAGATCATAAAGCATTGAATCATATTAAGGTTTtagaaaatattgatgaatgtcaattattcttaataatttcgataaaatataaaatacacatacatatgtatttattcattaagttttttcaaaaaaagaatgcatcagaaaattttatgtaatttttaaaaatatgttttcgctttttcaaaatgctttcacttttaaaaaatgctttcaaaaaaacaaaatttattcactAAGGATGAGCAACTATTTAAAGTAGTGTTCTAAGGATAAAAGGTACGTATGCAACACATCATATCATCACATTCGTTAGGTATAAGTAATTTCGCTTGCTTATCAATAaaatagtttcaaaattttgagttttctaAATAATCAATATGTTCCATGCTTACAGATGGTTCGACGGCTTCTACTGGTTGGGTTTGCA
Coding sequences within it:
- the LOC126754154 gene encoding cGMP-dependent protein kinase, isozyme 2 forms cD4/T1/T3A/T3B isoform X3 → MNMFRINNKNNNTSDVGQRDTRHLEDQLVELRRELQLVREALHRKSLKCAILQQELEKSQCTTCHQLLSIVSTGSDTTQPDGEPEEDDDACASSNGHTDVITKLQAELQLKDARLVKNRDKIRFLCSSIARLQQECANKDQTVTELQNELDKFRQVVRPLTQVFLQHTAEGIEAAAAVAAHGGMESTRMIATGSEPRIKRQGYSAEPLSDLVDADSELIKIPKSELSRELIKSAILDNDFMKNLDITQIREIVDCMYPVKYAAKSLIIKEGDVGSIVYVMEEGRVEVSREGKYLSTLSGAKVLGELAILYNCQRTATITAITECKLWAIERQCFQTIMMRTGLIRQAQYTDFLKSVPIFKNLPEDTLIKISDVLEETHYQMGDYIVRQGARGDTFFIISKGQVRVTIKQPDTQEEKFIRTLVKGDFFGEKALQGDDLRTANIICDSADGVTCLVIDRETFNQLISNLDEIKHRYDDECIGERKKINEEFDNVQLTDLRIIATLGVGGFGRVELVQINGDNSRSFALKQMKKSQIVETRQQQHIMSEKEIMGEANCQFIVKLFKTFKDRKYLYMLMESCLGGELWTILRDRCKFDDATTRFYTACVVEAFQYLHSRNIIYRDLKPENLLLDEKGYVKLVDFGFAKKLQSGRKTWTFCGTPEYVAPEVILNRGHDISADYWSLGVLMFELLTGTPPFTGSDPMRTYNIILKGIDAIEFPRDITRNASNLIKKLCRDNPAERLGYQRGGISEIQKHRWFDGFYWLGLQNRTLEPPIKPTVKSVIDTTNFDAYPPDPEGPPPDDLTGWDKDF